A portion of the Deinococcus peraridilitoris DSM 19664 genome contains these proteins:
- a CDS encoding 2-isopropylmalate synthase, with translation MRRIQIFDTTLRDGEQSPGVALNHAQKIEIAHALARLGVDIIESGFPITSDGDFECVSRIAREVRGPTIAALARTARADIERAAQALETAPRSRIHVFTSASKVQIEHMLRKTPEEVLESSVRAVKLARQYTDDVEFSGQDVMRADFDFVIQLYRAAIEAGATVINIPDTVGYGTPQEYGALIARVRDEIVMGRNVAISTHCHDDLGMATANSLAAVENGATQIECTLNGIGERAGNTSLEEVVMAIHTRRDHYRAETGIHTREIYRVSRMVSRLTGMPVPPNKAIVGDNAFAHESGIHQDGVLKHKETYEIMNAELVGREAAVMVMGKHSGRAAFRKALADLGYVTGGTADHGLNEEALNVLFTRFKELADRKGQIYADDLRALVDAGADIAQAFTLDSLQVLSGTHVTPVATVRLNTPDGMREVAATGDGPVAAAFNAITQATEITLNLETYRIQSVTRGSEALGEVSVSARYGGVSVAGIGLATDVVEASARAWLHAINQIVAGQARSKNALVAETP, from the coding sequence ATGCGACGAATACAGATCTTCGACACCACCCTGCGCGACGGCGAACAGAGCCCCGGCGTGGCGCTCAACCACGCCCAGAAAATCGAGATCGCCCACGCCCTGGCCCGTCTGGGCGTGGACATCATCGAGTCCGGCTTCCCCATCACCAGCGACGGTGACTTCGAGTGCGTCTCGCGCATCGCGCGTGAGGTGCGCGGCCCCACCATCGCGGCGCTCGCGCGCACTGCCCGCGCAGACATCGAGCGTGCGGCGCAGGCGCTCGAGACCGCCCCCCGGTCGCGCATTCACGTCTTCACCTCGGCGAGCAAGGTGCAGATCGAGCACATGCTGCGCAAGACGCCCGAGGAAGTGCTGGAAAGCTCGGTGCGCGCCGTCAAGCTGGCCCGCCAGTACACCGACGACGTGGAGTTCAGTGGGCAGGACGTCATGCGCGCCGACTTCGACTTTGTCATTCAGCTCTACCGCGCGGCCATCGAGGCGGGCGCGACCGTCATCAACATTCCCGACACGGTGGGATACGGCACCCCGCAGGAGTACGGCGCGCTGATCGCGCGGGTGCGCGACGAGATCGTGATGGGCCGTAACGTGGCCATCTCGACGCACTGCCACGACGACCTGGGCATGGCGACCGCCAATTCGCTCGCGGCAGTCGAGAACGGGGCCACGCAGATCGAGTGCACCCTCAACGGCATTGGTGAGCGCGCCGGAAATACCTCGCTCGAAGAGGTCGTGATGGCGATTCATACGCGCCGTGACCACTACAGGGCCGAAACCGGCATCCATACCCGTGAGATCTACCGGGTGAGCCGCATGGTGTCGCGCCTGACCGGCATGCCGGTGCCGCCCAACAAGGCCATCGTGGGGGACAACGCCTTCGCGCACGAAAGCGGCATCCACCAGGACGGCGTGCTGAAGCACAAGGAAACCTACGAGATCATGAACGCCGAACTCGTGGGGCGCGAAGCGGCCGTGATGGTGATGGGCAAGCACAGCGGGCGCGCCGCCTTTCGCAAGGCCCTCGCCGACCTGGGCTACGTGACAGGCGGCACCGCCGACCACGGCCTCAACGAGGAAGCGCTGAACGTGCTGTTCACGCGCTTCAAGGAACTCGCCGACCGCAAGGGCCAGATCTACGCCGACGACCTGCGCGCCCTGGTGGACGCCGGAGCGGACATTGCCCAGGCCTTTACGCTCGACAGCCTGCAGGTGCTGAGCGGCACGCACGTCACGCCCGTGGCGACAGTGCGGCTCAACACACCCGACGGCATGCGCGAGGTCGCCGCGACGGGTGACGGTCCGGTCGCCGCGGCCTTCAATGCCATCACGCAGGCCACCGAGATCACCCTGAACCTCGAGACGTACCGCATCCAGTCGGTGACCCGTGGCAGCGAAGCGCTCGGCGAGGTGAGCGTCAGCGCGCGCTACGGCGGGGTCAGCGTGGCCGGCATTGGTCTGGCGACCGACGTGGTCGAGGCGAGCGCGCGTGCCTGGCTGCACGCCATCAACCAGATCGTCGCCGGGCAGGCCAGGTCCAAAAACGCACTCGTGGCGGAGACGCCGTGA
- a CDS encoding antibiotic biosynthesis monooxygenase family protein, translated as MILEVATITLRSGNADEYVRVMPDAFPVLASTPGYIRHELHRGIERPDVFTLFVWWESVEAHNVNFRESDRFPRWRAVWGHLMEGAYVEHFAQVY; from the coding sequence GTGATCCTGGAAGTCGCGACCATCACCCTGAGGAGCGGCAACGCCGACGAGTACGTTCGCGTGATGCCCGACGCCTTCCCGGTTCTGGCCAGCACGCCGGGATATATCCGGCACGAGCTGCACCGCGGCATCGAGCGGCCCGACGTGTTCACGTTGTTCGTGTGGTGGGAGAGTGTTGAGGCGCACAACGTGAACTTCCGGGAGTCCGACCGCTTTCCGCGTTGGCGCGCAGTCTGGGGGCACCTGATGGAAGGCGCGTACGTCGAGCACTTTGCCCAGGTGTACTGA
- a CDS encoding metallophosphoesterase family protein, producing MRIAVISDVHGNRFALEAVLEDLRAQSPDLIANLGDQVFGSADPAGAYALQRELKATEVRGNTEDMYTADLNDLDNARSQVEWLRGQLPPESISYLSGLPLTQTLADGEVLLAHGSLTSAWEPLMFTAGMGGKPSRLANPDELLARAQAFPGTRVVVVGHTHREHLSSQHGVTFINAGSVSRQMHGDPAARWVLLEKRAGFWNVSFRRLQYDWDSAARWIEEHYPEGGAEARQLRTGLLS from the coding sequence GTGAGAATCGCGGTCATCAGCGACGTGCACGGCAACCGCTTCGCGCTGGAGGCCGTGCTGGAGGATTTGCGTGCACAGTCGCCCGACCTGATCGCCAATCTGGGCGATCAGGTCTTCGGCAGCGCAGACCCGGCGGGCGCGTACGCGTTGCAGCGAGAACTGAAGGCGACCGAGGTGCGCGGCAACACCGAAGACATGTACACCGCTGACCTGAACGACCTTGACAACGCCCGCTCGCAGGTCGAGTGGCTGCGTGGACAACTCCCACCCGAATCGATTTCTTACCTCTCGGGCCTGCCGCTGACGCAGACTCTGGCAGATGGGGAGGTACTGCTCGCACACGGCAGCCTGACCAGTGCCTGGGAGCCCCTCATGTTCACGGCAGGCATGGGCGGCAAGCCGTCCCGTCTTGCCAATCCGGACGAGCTGCTCGCACGCGCCCAAGCCTTTCCGGGCACGCGGGTCGTGGTCGTCGGTCATACCCACCGGGAGCACCTCAGCTCACAGCACGGCGTGACCTTCATCAACGCAGGCAGTGTCTCGCGGCAGATGCACGGCGATCCGGCAGCCCGCTGGGTGCTGCTCGAAAAACGTGCGGGCTTCTGGAACGTCTCATTTCGCCGCCTACAGTATGACTGGGACAGCGCCGCACGCTGGATCGAAGAGCATTACCCCGAAGGCGGGGCGGAAGCGAGACAGCTGCGCACCGGCCTCTTGTCCTGA
- the ilvD gene encoding dihydroxy-acid dehydratase has protein sequence MTDTKTKALNWNSKVVTQGDERAPNRAMLRAVGFTDADFGKPIIGVAHAQSNITPCNNGLGALADHIIDAVKSSGGMPQVFGTITVSDGISMGTEGMKCSLVSREVIADSIETVCRGQSHDGVLVVGGCDKNMPGAMIGISRLNIPAIFVYGGTIKPGHHDGQDLTIVSVFEAVGSYGAGKIDRETFEQIERKACPGNGSCGGMYTANTMSSAFEAIGMSLPYSSTMAAEDLEKAESAADSGRALMKLLERDIRPKDILTKEAFENAITVIMAVGGSTNAVLHLMAIAHAIGVDLTLDDFERIREKTPVFCDLKPSGKYVATDLHVVGGIPRVMKMLLGAGLLHGQCLTVTGRTVAENLADVPDQPDAGQDVIRPIETPIYAQGHLAVLRGNLAPEGSVAKISGLKVIKMHGPARVFDSEEDCMRAIMESRILPGDIVVIRYEGPKGGPGMREMLSPTSAIIGKGLGDTVGLITDGRFSGGTYGLVVGHVAPEAYVGGPIALVQEGDLITLDAEGRELTLHVDDEELARRRAEWTPPAPRYTRGVLAKYAKVVSSAAQGAVTD, from the coding sequence ATGACGGACACCAAGACCAAAGCGCTCAACTGGAATTCCAAGGTGGTCACACAAGGTGACGAGCGCGCGCCGAACCGTGCCATGTTGCGCGCCGTGGGTTTCACCGACGCCGACTTCGGCAAGCCAATCATCGGCGTGGCGCACGCGCAGAGCAACATCACCCCCTGCAACAACGGTCTGGGTGCGCTGGCGGACCACATCATCGACGCGGTGAAGTCTTCGGGCGGCATGCCACAGGTGTTCGGGACCATCACGGTTTCCGACGGCATCAGCATGGGCACCGAGGGCATGAAGTGCTCCCTCGTCAGCCGTGAAGTGATCGCGGACAGCATCGAGACCGTCTGCCGTGGCCAGTCGCACGACGGCGTGCTGGTGGTGGGCGGCTGCGACAAGAACATGCCCGGGGCCATGATCGGTATTTCACGGCTGAACATCCCGGCGATCTTCGTGTACGGCGGCACCATCAAGCCGGGCCATCACGACGGACAGGACCTCACGATCGTGAGTGTCTTCGAGGCGGTGGGTTCCTACGGGGCGGGCAAGATCGACCGGGAGACCTTCGAGCAGATCGAGCGCAAGGCCTGTCCCGGCAACGGGTCGTGCGGCGGCATGTACACCGCCAACACCATGTCGAGCGCTTTTGAAGCCATCGGCATGAGCCTGCCGTACTCCAGCACCATGGCCGCCGAGGACCTGGAAAAAGCCGAAAGTGCCGCCGACTCCGGGCGCGCGCTGATGAAGCTGCTGGAGCGTGACATCCGCCCGAAGGACATCCTGACCAAAGAGGCCTTCGAGAACGCCATCACCGTCATCATGGCAGTGGGCGGCAGCACCAACGCGGTGCTGCACCTGATGGCCATCGCGCACGCCATCGGCGTGGACCTCACCCTGGACGACTTCGAGCGGATCCGCGAGAAGACGCCGGTCTTCTGTGACCTCAAGCCCAGCGGCAAGTACGTGGCGACCGATCTGCACGTGGTGGGCGGCATTCCGCGCGTGATGAAGATGCTGCTCGGTGCCGGCCTGCTCCACGGACAGTGCCTCACCGTCACCGGCCGCACGGTCGCCGAGAACCTCGCGGACGTGCCCGACCAGCCCGACGCCGGTCAGGACGTGATCCGGCCCATCGAGACGCCGATCTACGCCCAGGGTCACCTGGCCGTGCTGCGCGGCAACCTCGCGCCGGAGGGCAGCGTCGCCAAGATCAGCGGGCTCAAGGTCATCAAGATGCACGGCCCCGCGCGAGTGTTCGACTCTGAGGAAGACTGCATGCGCGCCATCATGGAGAGCCGCATTCTGCCCGGCGACATCGTGGTCATCCGCTACGAAGGCCCCAAGGGCGGCCCCGGCATGCGCGAGATGCTCTCCCCCACCAGCGCCATCATCGGCAAGGGCCTGGGCGACACGGTCGGCCTGATCACCGACGGCCGCTTTTCCGGCGGCACCTACGGCCTGGTCGTAGGCCACGTCGCCCCCGAGGCCTACGTGGGCGGCCCCATCGCGCTGGTGCAGGAAGGTGACCTGATCACGCTGGACGCCGAAGGCCGCGAGCTGACCCTGCACGTGGACGACGAGGAGCTGGCCCGTCGCCGCGCCGAGTGGACGCCACCCGCGCCACGCTACACCCGCGGCGTGCTGGCCAAGTACGCCAAGGTGGTCTCCAGCGCCGCGCAAGGAGCCGTCACCGACTGA
- a CDS encoding glycoside hydrolase family 13 protein — MSSHKSAGSANEKNVIRTPDWVKDAVFYQIFPDRFAFSERLPKPAHLQAWGDKPHPHKYQGGDLLGVIERLDHLVDLGVNAIYFCPVFRSASNHRYHTHDYFQVDPMLGGNEALRELIDAAHARGLKVVLDGVFNHASRGFFQFNDILENGEHSAYLDWFHIERFPLHPYEGERPGNYQAWWGNRALPKFNTDTPAVREFLWSVATYWTEFGIDGWRLDVPNEIDDDEFWREFRRRVRAVNPEAYIVGEIWHDAHRWLSGDQFDAVMNYLFTRPCLAFFGAHTLDQTMNEVSGTGIVHPMNAAAFAERMTRVAAMYPDEITLAQLNLLDSHDTARFLNAVGGDHGAFRLATVFQMTYVGAPCIYYGDEIGLPGGPDPDCRRAFPWDTPDSWDLDTLELVRRLVRARRASKVLTRGPFEVISAYGETLAYRRVLSGQAVYVLLNADRKRQVVYLASLVPGWYREVLSGARIHLGEHHTFSVEPRQGMVLVPIEECQD; from the coding sequence GTGAGCAGCCACAAAAGTGCCGGGTCGGCGAATGAAAAGAACGTAATCCGTACTCCCGATTGGGTCAAGGACGCGGTGTTCTACCAGATTTTCCCGGACCGCTTTGCCTTCAGCGAGCGTTTGCCAAAGCCCGCGCACCTGCAGGCCTGGGGCGACAAGCCTCATCCCCACAAGTATCAGGGAGGTGACCTGCTGGGCGTAATCGAACGCCTCGACCACCTGGTCGATCTCGGTGTGAACGCCATTTATTTCTGCCCGGTGTTTCGTTCTGCCTCCAACCACCGCTATCACACCCACGATTACTTTCAGGTCGATCCGATGCTGGGAGGCAACGAGGCCCTGCGGGAACTCATTGACGCGGCGCATGCCCGTGGCCTCAAGGTGGTGCTCGATGGGGTGTTCAATCACGCGTCGCGTGGCTTCTTTCAGTTCAATGACATCCTCGAAAACGGCGAGCACAGCGCCTACCTCGACTGGTTTCACATCGAGCGCTTTCCGCTGCATCCTTACGAGGGAGAGCGGCCCGGCAACTACCAGGCGTGGTGGGGTAACCGGGCGCTGCCCAAGTTCAACACCGACACGCCCGCCGTGCGCGAATTTCTGTGGAGTGTCGCGACGTACTGGACCGAGTTCGGTATCGACGGCTGGCGCCTGGACGTTCCCAACGAGATCGACGATGACGAGTTCTGGCGTGAGTTTCGCCGGCGCGTCAGGGCCGTCAACCCCGAGGCCTACATCGTCGGAGAGATCTGGCACGACGCGCACCGCTGGCTGAGTGGCGACCAGTTCGACGCGGTCATGAACTATCTGTTCACCCGTCCTTGCCTGGCATTTTTCGGCGCGCACACCCTCGACCAGACCATGAACGAGGTGAGCGGCACGGGCATCGTGCATCCCATGAACGCCGCCGCGTTTGCCGAGCGCATGACACGGGTGGCCGCCATGTACCCCGACGAGATCACGCTGGCGCAGCTCAACCTGCTCGACTCGCACGACACCGCGCGCTTTCTGAACGCCGTCGGTGGCGACCATGGCGCGTTCCGGCTCGCGACCGTCTTCCAGATGACCTATGTCGGGGCCCCCTGCATCTACTACGGCGATGAGATTGGCCTGCCGGGTGGACCCGACCCGGATTGTCGCCGAGCCTTTCCCTGGGACACGCCCGACAGCTGGGACCTGGACACCCTTGAACTCGTGCGGCGCCTGGTGCGGGCCCGGCGGGCCAGCAAGGTGCTCACCCGGGGCCCTTTCGAGGTGATCAGTGCCTACGGGGAGACCCTGGCCTACCGGCGGGTGCTTTCCGGTCAGGCCGTGTACGTTCTGCTCAACGCCGACCGCAAGCGGCAGGTGGTGTATCTGGCCAGCCTGGTTCCCGGCTGGTACCGCGAGGTGCTGAGCGGGGCCAGGATACACCTGGGTGAACACCACACCTTCAGCGTCGAGCCGCGGCAGGGCATGGTCCTGGTGCCCATCGAGGAATGTCAGGACTGA
- a CDS encoding HD domain-containing protein — translation MLRRLSLPDFPPDSLLVGGAARDLLRGATPKDFDWMARDPQVAANAWALRTAGSAFALDEERCYWRVSASGEQHDFVPMPADILADLGRRDFTVNAMAIRQDGVVTDPHGGRRDLRRRQLRMVSRENLRADPLRLLRAVRLSVSLGFALERSTHEAVGQLAREGLPRPAAERVRDELASLLLAPDAARGVLLLAELNLLEQYLPELAEGYGVEQQGFHHLDVFHHNVEALHQLITRFPQPGQDGSDLALRWATLLHDVGKPRTATPDPERGYTRFYGHDRVGAELTRMMLARLRLPASQVDRATQLVKAHMVPLPGSEREARRFVHRRRELLPDLLKLMLADREAGRGPMSNERTRHAYKAAMSLVLEAMEERPQPLPPLLRGTEVMELLNIPAGPQVGEALRAVSEAQALGDIQSPEQARTFLLGWVKSRPGED, via the coding sequence ATGCTGCGCCGCTTGAGCCTTCCCGACTTTCCACCGGACTCCCTGCTCGTCGGGGGAGCGGCCCGCGATCTGCTGCGCGGGGCCACGCCGAAAGATTTCGACTGGATGGCGCGCGACCCGCAGGTGGCGGCGAACGCATGGGCCCTGCGGACCGCTGGCAGCGCCTTTGCGCTCGATGAAGAGCGGTGCTACTGGCGCGTGTCGGCCAGCGGTGAGCAGCATGACTTCGTGCCGATGCCGGCAGACATTCTGGCCGACCTGGGTCGGCGTGATTTCACCGTGAACGCCATGGCCATCCGGCAGGACGGGGTGGTGACCGATCCTCACGGCGGGCGCCGGGACCTGCGCCGCAGGCAGCTGCGCATGGTCTCGCGGGAGAATCTGCGGGCCGATCCGCTCCGCCTGCTGCGCGCGGTTCGCCTCAGTGTGTCGCTGGGCTTCGCGCTGGAGCGGTCGACACACGAGGCAGTGGGGCAGCTGGCCCGTGAAGGGCTGCCCCGACCCGCCGCGGAGCGGGTGCGTGACGAGCTCGCCTCCCTGCTGCTCGCACCGGACGCGGCGCGTGGTGTGCTGCTGCTGGCCGAGCTGAACCTGCTCGAGCAGTACCTGCCCGAGTTGGCCGAGGGTTACGGTGTCGAGCAGCAGGGCTTTCACCACCTCGACGTGTTTCACCACAACGTCGAGGCGCTGCACCAGCTCATCACGCGCTTTCCGCAGCCCGGCCAGGACGGCTCGGATCTCGCGCTGCGCTGGGCGACCCTGCTGCACGACGTTGGAAAGCCCCGCACGGCGACCCCCGACCCGGAGCGTGGCTACACCCGCTTCTATGGCCATGACCGTGTGGGGGCCGAACTCACGCGAATGATGCTGGCCCGGCTCCGCCTGCCGGCCTCGCAGGTTGACCGCGCCACGCAGCTGGTCAAGGCTCACATGGTGCCCTTGCCGGGAAGCGAGCGTGAAGCGAGGCGCTTCGTGCATCGCCGCCGGGAGCTGCTGCCCGACCTGCTCAAGCTGATGCTGGCCGACCGTGAGGCAGGGCGCGGGCCGATGTCAAACGAGCGGACCCGCCACGCCTACAAGGCGGCCATGAGCCTGGTGCTGGAAGCCATGGAAGAACGTCCCCAGCCACTGCCACCGCTTCTGCGTGGAACCGAGGTGATGGAGCTGCTGAATATCCCGGCAGGGCCGCAGGTCGGTGAAGCGCTGCGCGCGGTTTCCGAAGCGCAGGCACTGGGTGACATCCAGAGCCCGGAGCAGGCCCGCACCTTTTTGCTGGGGTGGGTCAAAAGCCGCCCAGGCGAAGATTAA
- a CDS encoding glycoside hydrolase family 43 protein has translation MNTHGVDPGAGWLFAYFREIHGGSVLEESLHYAISRDGLHFTALNDNRPVWNASIDSQPVALRDPFIARGLDGDYRLLATHAVPTRRLPDGHYERLDIGLAPHTAPVDFLHARSTDLLTWYDVRLIPILQDIPGAKNLWAPEFVVDPVAGDHLVIWSTSTGPKMWWDKAIWYARTRDFLTFTAPQVLFDPKLNIIDAHLLPYENRWHLFYKPDSKDDSKHIHIAHSACIDGPYHDLATGITPTITEGPHVVRRDDLDEWWLYYDHPWEKHYGLSRSRDLKQWTVTSGAQFPEDARHASIIQLSAEECTRLLRAFG, from the coding sequence ATGAACACCCACGGCGTTGACCCAGGTGCAGGCTGGCTTTTCGCGTACTTTCGTGAAATTCACGGTGGCAGCGTGCTGGAAGAGTCCCTGCATTACGCTATCAGTCGTGACGGCCTCCACTTCACTGCCCTCAACGACAACCGGCCAGTGTGGAACGCCAGCATCGACAGCCAGCCCGTGGCCTTACGCGACCCGTTCATTGCCCGTGGCCTCGACGGTGATTACCGCCTGCTCGCCACGCACGCCGTTCCTACCCGCAGGCTGCCCGACGGCCACTACGAACGCCTTGACATCGGACTGGCGCCGCACACTGCCCCGGTCGACTTTCTGCATGCCCGCTCGACAGACCTGCTGACCTGGTATGACGTCCGCCTCATCCCGATTCTGCAGGACATACCAGGCGCGAAAAATCTCTGGGCACCCGAATTCGTGGTGGACCCCGTTGCGGGTGACCACCTGGTGATCTGGTCCACCTCGACCGGACCCAAAATGTGGTGGGACAAAGCCATCTGGTATGCACGCACGCGCGATTTCCTGACATTCACTGCTCCGCAGGTGCTGTTCGACCCGAAACTCAATATCATCGATGCCCACCTCCTGCCTTATGAGAACAGGTGGCACCTGTTCTACAAGCCTGACTCCAAGGACGATTCCAAACACATCCATATCGCCCACAGCGCATGCATCGACGGTCCGTACCACGATCTGGCCACCGGCATCACACCCACCATCACGGAGGGACCACACGTCGTCCGCCGCGACGACCTCGACGAATGGTGGCTGTACTACGATCATCCGTGGGAGAAGCACTACGGCCTGTCACGTTCCCGTGACCTGAAGCAGTGGACGGTCACCTCAGGCGCACAATTCCCTGAAGATGCCCGCCACGCCAGCATCATTCAATTGAGCGCCGAGGAGTGCACGCGTCTCCTTCGTGCGTTCGGCTGA
- a CDS encoding beta-N-acetylglucosaminidase domain-containing protein, which yields MSHARPAPQQGQDGSTANSGLRQSLELLGVIEGFYGRPWHDSQRHALFQRMARWGMNTFMYAPKDDLWHRARWRAPYPPENSAVLAKLAQNAQDAGVQFVYALAPGLDLQWDDPHDRQALLAKLTGVSQLGVRHFALLFDDIPYAADRAAQAELQADAANVALRHLRQQGTTGVFLFCPTEYCARRAAPDVARSRYLRRLGEQLDPEIELLWTGPEVVSVDISPASIREVAEVLRRRPVLWDNLHANDYAPRRAHLGPYSGRPMELRAELRGILSNPNNQYELNYVPLMSLAEYAHAHGDWSAEASLQRALNAWHAEYFQFPGAQVTIEDLAWLADVLYLPQGPGERALRLLRDLRAILDAAPGSQDAPLPHETLLHETQQRFRRVLHALETGTHRELLYDLHPFLTDLLEELGRLRRRIEGRTDTEPNGVHFAGALAEQLTRLG from the coding sequence ATGAGCCATGCCCGACCGGCCCCACAGCAAGGGCAGGATGGCTCAACGGCGAATTCAGGTCTCCGGCAATCCCTGGAACTGTTGGGCGTCATCGAAGGCTTTTACGGTCGGCCCTGGCACGACTCTCAACGCCACGCACTGTTTCAGCGCATGGCGCGCTGGGGCATGAACACCTTTATGTATGCACCCAAGGACGACCTCTGGCACCGCGCGCGCTGGCGTGCTCCTTACCCTCCCGAGAACAGCGCCGTGCTGGCAAAGCTGGCGCAAAACGCTCAGGACGCGGGCGTGCAGTTCGTGTACGCCCTGGCGCCCGGCCTCGACCTGCAGTGGGACGATCCGCACGACCGGCAGGCCCTGCTGGCGAAACTCACCGGCGTGTCGCAGCTCGGCGTCCGGCATTTCGCGCTGCTGTTCGATGACATTCCATACGCCGCGGACCGGGCCGCCCAGGCCGAACTTCAGGCGGACGCGGCCAATGTGGCCCTGCGTCATCTACGGCAGCAAGGCACGACCGGAGTGTTTCTCTTTTGCCCCACGGAATACTGTGCGCGTCGGGCCGCACCTGACGTGGCGCGCTCAAGGTATCTGCGCCGCCTTGGGGAGCAGCTCGATCCCGAAATCGAACTGCTCTGGACGGGTCCGGAAGTGGTGTCGGTGGACATTTCTCCGGCGTCCATTCGGGAAGTGGCAGAGGTGCTGCGACGCCGCCCGGTCTTATGGGACAACCTGCACGCCAACGACTACGCTCCGCGCCGCGCGCACCTCGGTCCGTACAGTGGCCGTCCGATGGAGCTGCGCGCCGAGTTGCGCGGGATTCTCAGCAACCCCAACAATCAATACGAACTGAACTACGTACCGCTCATGAGCCTCGCCGAGTACGCACACGCCCACGGGGACTGGTCGGCGGAGGCCTCGCTTCAACGGGCCCTGAACGCCTGGCATGCGGAATACTTTCAATTCCCCGGCGCACAGGTCACCATCGAGGACCTCGCGTGGCTCGCCGATGTGCTGTACCTGCCGCAAGGCCCCGGTGAGCGGGCGCTGCGCCTGCTGCGCGACCTTCGGGCCATCCTGGACGCGGCGCCCGGATCACAGGACGCCCCGTTACCGCACGAAACGTTGCTGCACGAAACACAGCAACGCTTCCGGCGGGTGCTGCACGCACTGGAGACGGGCACGCACCGGGAACTGCTGTACGACCTTCATCCCTTCCTGACCGACCTGCTCGAAGAGCTCGGTCGTCTCCGCCGGCGCATCGAAGGACGCACGGACACCGAACCGAACGGTGTTCACTTCGCTGGGGCGCTGGCCGAGCAACTGACTCGGCTCGGGTGA
- a CDS encoding Gfo/Idh/MocA family protein produces MKSVLRWGFLGASRIGHALAGAMRSAGHTLHGVAVRDTQRAASYADKHGFARTYASYDELLDDPQVDAVYNPLANHLHFPWSERALQAGKHLLCEKPFMLSAHEVSQLNRVARPARLVIAEAFMHRHHPQYADALALIGQGELGELRSASASHRFTLTNPTDYRWHAEFGGGALYDVGCYCVSALRLLLGREPQRVSASQHLHGDIDATLTGWLDFGSGFTAHFDCSLEAQGGST; encoded by the coding sequence ATGAAATCAGTTTTGCGATGGGGGTTTCTGGGTGCTTCACGCATCGGTCATGCGCTCGCGGGCGCCATGAGGTCTGCCGGGCACACCTTGCACGGCGTTGCGGTGCGCGATACGCAACGCGCTGCCAGTTACGCTGATAAACACGGCTTTGCCCGCACCTACGCCAGCTACGACGAGCTGCTGGACGATCCTCAGGTGGACGCCGTCTACAACCCGCTTGCCAATCACCTGCATTTTCCCTGGAGTGAGCGCGCGTTGCAGGCCGGAAAACACCTGCTGTGCGAAAAGCCGTTCATGCTCAGCGCCCACGAGGTGTCGCAGCTGAACCGGGTGGCGCGCCCGGCCCGTCTGGTTATCGCTGAAGCGTTCATGCACCGTCACCATCCACAGTACGCCGACGCGCTGGCGCTCATAGGGCAAGGTGAGCTGGGCGAACTGCGCAGCGCCAGCGCGTCACACCGCTTCACCTTGACCAATCCCACGGATTACCGCTGGCACGCCGAGTTCGGCGGTGGCGCCCTGTACGACGTGGGGTGTTACTGCGTCAGCGCCTTGCGTCTGCTGCTCGGCCGCGAACCTCAACGCGTCAGCGCCAGCCAGCACCTTCACGGCGATATCGACGCGACCCTGACCGGATGGCTTGATTTCGGATCGGGTTTCACCGCGCATTTCGATTGCAGCCTTGAAGCCCAGGGGGGCAGCACCTGA
- a CDS encoding ThuA domain-containing protein, producing the protein MTQPQLRALIISGGWPGHQPQQFAQLISRMLREDNVDVTASDTLDVLGDTDALQGYQLIVPNWTMGTLSAEHSSNLRDVVRGGTGFAGFHGGMGDAFRTDTDYQFMTGGQFVAHPGNIRDYHVDIHDTSHPITRGLSGFDLRSEQYYMHVDPSNTVLATTTFDDAHAPWIAGTVMPLAWVRRYGEGRVFYSSIGHAPEEFEHPTVAVLHRRGLRWAARNLV; encoded by the coding sequence ATGACTCAGCCTCAACTGCGCGCCCTCATCATCTCCGGAGGCTGGCCCGGCCACCAGCCTCAGCAATTCGCCCAGCTCATCTCCCGGATGCTGCGGGAGGACAACGTGGACGTGACCGCCTCGGACACGCTGGACGTGCTGGGGGACACCGACGCACTCCAGGGGTACCAGTTGATCGTTCCGAACTGGACGATGGGAACACTCAGCGCAGAGCACAGCAGCAATCTGCGCGACGTCGTCCGTGGCGGCACAGGTTTCGCCGGGTTTCACGGTGGCATGGGTGACGCGTTCCGGACGGACACCGACTACCAGTTCATGACCGGTGGGCAATTCGTCGCGCATCCCGGCAATATTCGCGATTACCACGTCGACATTCACGACACATCGCATCCCATCACCCGGGGGCTGAGCGGTTTTGATTTGCGCAGCGAGCAGTATTACATGCACGTCGACCCGTCCAACACGGTGCTGGCTACCACCACCTTCGATGATGCGCACGCTCCCTGGATCGCGGGTACCGTCATGCCGCTCGCCTGGGTGCGCCGTTACGGTGAGGGGAGGGTGTTTTACTCGTCCATCGGACACGCTCCTGAGGAATTCGAGCATCCGACCGTTGCCGTGCTGCATCGGCGTGGTCTGCGGTGGGCAGCCAGGAACCTGGTATGA